From the Lampris incognitus isolate fLamInc1 chromosome 10, fLamInc1.hap2, whole genome shotgun sequence genome, one window contains:
- the mif4gdb gene encoding MIF4G domain-containing protein B — MENSTKEDYKIQSFDQETQNLLKTALKEPGSVNLEKVSNIIVDQSLKDQVFSKEAGRICFTIAQAEAKQNNGNVFRRHLLNRLQQEFKDREKTRMRSLQEWVCYVTFICNIFDYLKVNNMPMVALVDPVYDCLLRMSHPDALLNEEEVDCLVMQLHSIGSQLEAVNIQRMDEVFILLRDGFLLQAGLSSMTRLMLLEILEFRAGGWNLSDTAQKYYYSEVAD, encoded by the exons ATGGAAAACTCCACTAAAGAGGACTACAAGATCCAGTCGTTTGACCAGGAGACTCAAAATTTGCTGAAAACTGCACTAAAAG AGCCTGGTTCGGTGAATCTGGAGAAGGTGTCCAACATTATTGTGGACCAGTCTCTGAAGGACCAGGTGTTCAGCAAGGAGGCTGGGCGCATATGCTTCACTATTGCACAG GCTGAGGCCAAGCAGAACAATGGAAATGTGTTCAGGAGGCACCTGTTGAACCGGCTACAGCAAGAGTTCAAAGACAGAGAAAAGACAAGGATGCGTTCACTGCAGGAGTGGGTGTGCTACGTCACCTTCATCTGCAATATCTTTGACTACCTTAAG GTGAACAACATGCCCATGGTGGCCCTGGTGGATCCTGTCTATGACTGCCTACTGAGGATGTCCCACCCAGATGCTCTGTTGAATGAGGAGGAG GTAGATTGCCTGGTGATGCAGCTCCACAGCATTGGGAGCCAGCTGGAGGCAGTGAACATCCAGCGGATGGACGAGGTCTTCATCTTGCTGCGAGATGGCTTTCTGCTCCAGGCGGGCCTCAGCTCCATGACCCGTCTTATGCTGCTGGAGATCCTAGAATTCAGAGCCGGGGGCTGGAATCTCAGCGACACCGCCCAAAAGTACTACTACAGTGAGGTGGCGGACTAG